From the Thunnus albacares chromosome 24, fThuAlb1.1, whole genome shotgun sequence genome, one window contains:
- the gbx2 gene encoding homeobox protein GBX-2 — MSAAFSPSFMVMQRPLGSTTAFSIDSLIGGPPQPSPGHFVYTGYPMFMPYRSVVLQPPPPPPPALQQALPAGHHPHPQIPSLQSGFCSSLAQGLTQGMALTSTLMASLPGGFSPSQQHQEAARKFGSQALHAVFDKSQDLRLEAEDGKSFLQGKESAGLQAFHDTDSSVPTSTVRGHSKEDSKDEECGRKDESFSMDSDLDYSSDDNLTSMCHKEDGDGGGGGLDDGPHLHGSGGGGSGGGGGAGGGGGGGKNRRRRTAFTSEQLLELEKEFHCKKYLSLTERSQIAHALKLSEVQVKIWFQNRRAKWKRVKAGNVNNKSGEPSRNPKIVVPIPVHVSRFAIRSQHQQMEQTRP, encoded by the exons ATGAGTGCAGCGTTCAGTCCGTCCTTCATGGTGATGCAGCGGCCACTCGGAAGCACCACCGCCTTCAGCATCGACTCTCTGATCGGGGGGCCCCCGCAGCCCAGTCCGGGACACTTCGTCTACACCGGCTACCCGATGTTCATGCCGTACCGGTCGGTGGTGCTccagccgccgccgccgcctcccCCGGCCCTGCAGCAGGCTCTCCCCGCCGGCCACCACCCACACCCGCAGATCCCCAGCCTGCAGAGCGGCTTCTGCTCCAGCCTGGCGCAGGGCCTGACGCAGGGCATGGCGCTCACCTCCACGCTCATGGCGTCGCTGCCCGGAGGTTTCTCCCCGTCCCAGCAGCACCAGGAAGCGGCCAGGAAGTTCGGCTCGCAGGCGCTGCACGCGGTCTTCGACAAATCTCAGGATCTGCGGCTGGAGGCGGAGGACGGGAAGAGTTTCCTGCAGGGGAAGGAGTCCGCGGGGCTGCAGGCTTTCCACGACACGGACTCCTCGGTGCCAACATCCACAG tCAGAGGACACAGTAAAGAAGACTCCAAGGATGAAGAGTGCGGCCGGAAGGATGAGAGCTTCTCCATGGACAGTGACTTGGACTACAGCTCGGACGACAACCTGACCTCCATGTGTCACAAGGAGGACGGGGACGGCGGCGGAGGAGGTCTGGACGACGGGCCGCATCTTCACGGCTCCGGCGGCGGAGGCTCCGGAGGAGGCGGCGGTGCGGGGGGAGGAGGCGGCGGCGGGAAGAACCGGCGGCGGCGGACGGCGTTCACCAGCgagcagctgctggagctggagaAGGAGTTCCACTGCAAGAAGTACCTGTCGTTAACCGAGCGCTCCCAGATCGCGCATGCGCTGAAGCTGAGCGAGGTGCAGGTGAAGATCTGGTTCCAGAACCGGCGCGCCAAGTGGAAACGGGTCAAAGCCGGAAACGTCAACAACAAGTCCGGGGAGCCGTCCCGGAACCCCAAAATAGTGGTCCCCATCCCGGTGCACGTGAGCCGCTTCGCAATAAGGAGTCAGCACCAGCAGATGGAGCAGACCAGACCGTAG